tttctgtttgtgaactttgtgattttatttctgtgtttatagaaataaatgtgacttATTAATTTCTGCCTGGAAACCTGAGAAACTGTTGGTCCATTAAATCCACTGAAAACTTTTTACTGTGGATCATGAACACAGAGTCTGACTGACTGAAGGCTCTTAGTTAATATTAATCCCAGTGTAAAGTCAGATTAAagtgtttctgtattttaacaaatgtttctttgatGTTTcgtctcttttgttttttctttctgtcgtTTTGTGAATCCGTCTGGtttaatgtagaaataaaaCCTGACGGTTTTTCTCACCTGCCATCATTTGAGACGTTGAACATGAATCAACAACAATAACCTGGAATATAATCCATATAATCCCTCCCTAATCTGCTCCTCTAAAGCTGAGCTGGGAGTCAGACTGTCTGGATGCTTTGGTCTTCTTCctactttaaaataactttgctATTTATCAGTAATTATATTTAACATCtcaataaaatctgtttaaattcacttttttcttatttgtgtttAAAGTTGAACCCTGAAAAATTAATCCAGCACTGAGACGGATTTAGacaaaataaggcaaaactgagcaaatttacaggaaaatgaccaaattcagaaagaaaaaacaaataaactattTAGACAATTtatcagcaaacaaaaaacaaatgatttaggttttagttacactttaaaaaatgaatccAATGAGTTAGTATTTGGCAAAAAAGAGTAACAGATCAGATCATCCAATTTAATATGataaaaattatgtaattagacaaaaaaattagAGTCCAAATTCTGGAGTTTTAAGCACTAAAATTATTCTAAACATTATATAAAACTTTTGAAAGTAATACATCGAGTAATCTAAAGTGTTTAGTATTTTCACTTGGTCTCCAACTGTCTCAGCAGACAGAAGATAACAGATTAATTCATAATGCTGAAAAGTAAACAATATGTTTTGGTAAAGTGAGTATCTGGAACCCGGCCGGTCCCAGGGTGTCGGATGACTCAGACGGTgaatcagaaccagaggaaagaaaagctgACCCAGAAACGTTTCCAGTTCAGTGTGACAGCAGCAGATAGCAACAGTTTGTCTATGAAATCATGTTCCTCTCATATTTACCCTCGTCATTTCATTCTTCATGTCTCCTCCTCCCAGCTGCCTGCGTTGCCAGCTAGATTTCTCCAGATATAACGTTACAGTCTCCATCATTTCCCTGTTGTTTACGACATAAAGGCTCCCAGGAGACGAAAAACCAGCCGGGAGCTTCTAGAAAATGAAATCTGTTCAGCTTCTCCTGGACACGTTAAAAAAACtaagataataaaacattttatccacTATGTGTCGGTTAATATACTGAGAACAGGAGAAACCCTAAAACAAACCCCTGAGGAACTCCGCGTGAAGGACTGGCAAAATCTGACTTAtataacagaaaaatgaaatctaGACCGGTCGTCGGCTGATTCATTACAAATCATGTTCAAgtaaaaagagattttaaattcaGAGGGATCTGGATCACTTTAAAAACGAGTCGTCttaaaaatcacacatttaatctgttttatcaGGTATTAAAGGCTGAGAAAACTAGACAAACGAgaaattaaaactttgttttatataGTTTTATACAATTAAACTTATTCAAAACATATTAAGTGTAATATTTACACTTTACCAGCCTTGCATTGATTTGTCATTGATTAGAGCGCAGACCAGCAGACCaagcagcagctggagcagctccAGTCTCACACCAGAACCGCCACTGGTCTGTGTGGGTTTCACTGGTGGTACTGGTGGGTCGTTGCACAAACTGGTTCCACAGCAGCTCAGTCCGCTGATGTTGAAAAGAACGTTGTCTTCCTGGAACAGGCGACCCAGGTCGGCGTCACACAGGTTACGAGTCATGCAGCCCAGAAATGGATACTCTTGATCGTCCATACTcactgtggagagaaaaagcagaaCTGATCGACCAGATCAACCGATATTCAACAACTATTGGGACTGATTGATTAGATCAACCGATGTCCAGGAATCACTGGGAGGGAAACCCTGGCTTCCAGCTGCTCTCAGCCTCACTGCGACTGCAGGGCCTGAAGTTTGATCCAGGATCTGCTGATCATGTGATCTATCTGTGTCTGGATGAAGGACAAAAcctctgggacaatttattctGGATAGATGAGACCAGAATGGAGATGTTGGACCAGAATGATCAGAACCTAAACAGCTAAAACAGCTAAACCCTAAAGCATTAATCATAATGCATCATATACATTATTTTACCTAACGCTAATGCTAACATGGTATTTAGTATAAGCTAATGTTAAAGTGCTAAATTCAACCATGTTCATACCCACCATGTCTCAATGGGTTTGAACTTTATtcagtttacaaaacagccaagacTTTATCTGGAGAAATTAATTGAGGAGAAGCTAAGCCAAAAATTTGCTAATCTGCTAGTGGATTTGCAGAAGTGTGCTCTGGTGCCAACTATCAAGTTTGGTGGAGGAGGTGTGATGGCTGGGTTTGTTCTGCAGCCATAGAACCTGGACAGCTTGGCGTCATTGTTTGGACCAGGTGTCCAACAGTTAAAACTGGGTCATCAACAAACCCGGGAGCTAATCTACAGCAGAACAGCTGAAATTATTcctggtccagtcaaagttcagacctgtGCCTGGTTCAGTCAGGCACAGGTCTGGGACCTACAGGGAGCTGAGCAGAAATCCACCACAGGAGGCTGCTGAGGTCAGGCAGAAACCTTCTGCTGGACCAGGGGTGTACTTAGTTTGACATCAGGTTGTTCCTCTCAGTGAATCGTTCAACTGTGACCAGCAGAAACTCACAGATTGATGTGAAGCACTGACTCTCCTCTCCTGAGCACATGGCCTCTCTGCAGTCATTGAGGCTACAGGAGAAACACTGCAGGGAGTTTGGCACTGGAGGAGCAGGGACTGAAACGAGACGAAGAGAACATCTCAAGGGAAAAGAaacctggatcagaaccggctaTAACGTGTTATTATGGATCTCACCAGGCAGTGTCAGGTCGTTGCAGTCGCTGGTGTTGCAGCACAGAACAGATGCTACGATAGTCGTCTCACCTGTGCTGAGTGAAAAGGTCGTATTGCCTGAGCTCAGACACACAGAGGCAGATTCACAGCCTTTATAGATGAGATGTTCTCCTGAAGCTGAACCAACAGGAGAATCAAAGAGCTGTTAGAGTCGATGGAAACCAGGCAGAATCATCATGTAGGAAAACCAGGAGGACGTTACCTCGGCTAGATGCTGTTATGCACATCTCCTCCGATGAGGAGCATGTCTGTTTTCCTGGGCTGGCGCAACTCGGGTCTGTGCAGTTATAACAGCTCAGAGCTTCAGCTGCAATCAGGAGAGGAAGATCCAGAGACACACTGTCAACCAGTGGTGCACACCACTAGTCAGAATATTAGCTgcactaatgctaaagcactaactGTAAACTTTAGTTCCACTAATCCTAAAGCACTAACTGTAAACTTTAGTTCCTCTAATGCAAACTCACTCCACCAACACAGTAGTAAggagaagctaatgctaatgcgctGCACCAACACATTTAACTCAGACTTCCAATTCTCCAAGTTGAAGTAAACCATAAACTGATTCATCCtctgtttcagtgttttctctGATTATTCTTTCTGAAAACCcgcttttttattgttaaaagagaaatattacatGCTGACCATATCATGGTGGACACATGCTGCACTGATACAGTAATTCATGTAAAAGGAGCCCAGATCAACTGCTGAGAGCAGGTACAGTTCTGGTGGAGTGCCAgcggtccaacagaaccagcctgGCCAGTTTCCACCAGTAGTTGAGTAACGGAAAACAACCCTACAAGCATTcgttaatttaaatatttagggTCCTGAAACTTTTGGTGTTTTCCTAAAACTATTCACAGCCCTGCAGATtcagaaagttaaaaataaaaaactttacagatggttaaaatgtttttgaataaagaaaattatcctgtttttaattagatttttttttttttaattatatgcCAGAAATCATTTATGTCCTTTGCaataataaatggaaatatCATTATGAacattacagtaaaataaacttttcttctggtttttctCCCTAATCTTCACCTCAGATTCTCTATCAGAACcaggtcaggactttgactggaccgctCCAAAACCTTAATATTCCCTCCAGTCAGCAGAAACCTGCTGGTTTCAGtgcaggttctgttctgactgAACCAAAGTGATCCAGACGAGCAGAGAATGTGTTCGTCTCTCCCTGGTGAATCATGTTCTGATGTGATTACCTGTTCTACAGAGGGTCCAGATCAGAGTCAGAGAACCGATCAGCTTCATCCTGATGTCCCGCTGGATTCTGGTaccaaacacacaaactgaGCTGCATTTATATCCAGGACAGAACCGCGTCACTGACCCCAAACAAAAGCAGGGCTGGATCGTTGGCCCGGGTCAGCTGGTTCTCCTCCTGGGCTAAAACCAGAAACCGGTGGTCCAGATGGATCTCCTTCTACTGGTTTCATCATGTTTCATGTTCCTTTTATGTCCATTTACGCACATGTaatttccttcttcttcttctcccctGGCGTCTTTATCTGCCTCCATTGTTCATCACATCCAGACTCCCAGGAGGCATCATGGAGGAATCAGGGAGCCGAAAATGGGACACGAACTTTAGAAACAATAACAGATCAGAAACGGAGCAGCGTTTATAAAGTTACcaaaaatgaacagcaataaCCTGGATTATTTACTCTCAGAAGAGAAGGAATGGGTTTCAGTAAGTCacattttcatcatgttatagtataatttataaattacagtttcaaaCACAATGTTTAGTTAGCAACATGTAGTTTGGAGCAAATATTAAGTTAggaagctaattatttagctcaaaattaaatatttagtcagcTACCAAGCTAAATAtctagtttgtaaactaaacttcagcttgctaattaaatatttagtctgaaaCCTTGACATctatggaaaacattttttctcatatGACAGGCTAAATGACTCAACgttttgctgttaatttttgactgttGAACTTTATGAACTGTTTTTAGGAACTGACAGCCCAGCGGCGAGACGCAGCTTTAGGTGATGgacatttttgtagaaaagcTAAAACAACAACTGAGGCTCCAGATCCGACAGCTTCATGACTCAACCACACCAGATTTTTCTGGGCCTCATCTGAACGATGTGGGATCGTCAGATCTGCTCCTCCCTGGACTGGTTTCACTGGACCGACTGGACCCAGCAGAGGAAGGGATTCCCATGAATATCTGTTTGCATTCAGGATCACCTGATTCATGATAATGAATCAGTGGTTCTGGATGAGTCAGGATGACAGATTCTCCTGAGACGAATGCAGTGACTGACTCAGGAGGAAACCAGCGGAACGCGCCCATCAGGTTCACCAGCAGCCCTGCTCCGTCCAATCAGAGCGCTCCGTCCAGCCGCTCCCAGGTGAGCTTCCTTGGCGTTCAGGAGCAGATTCTACCTGTTGGCTGCCGAGGTGAGATCCTGCTGCAGGATGAGCTGGACCGTCTCCACGCCGCCGCAGACCGCCGTGCTGGTTTCCTCTCAGGAGGGCGACTGGTCCACCGGGATCTGCGACTGCTGCCAAGACAAGAAGCAATGTACGTACACAGCACACACTAACAAGTCACGAAGGAGAGAGAATAACGCTAACCCGAACcgcactgtgaaacatggtggtggcagcgttATGCTGTGGGACCTGTTGGCAGCTGCAGACCCGAGaaagaggtcaaagttcagcttcCAGCAGTACAACCACCCGAACATCCAGCCAGAGTTATTATGAGAAAGCAGATTCATgggttagaatggcctagtcaaagtccagatgtaaatcccacagagaatctgtggtAAGATGTTTAGTAGTGAAGGTCCAGACCCTGAGCGCCTCCTTGTGGTCCTCAGGCTGCTTCGCCTTCTGGTGCTGCCCCTGCTTCGCCTGTCGGACCACCAAGAAGTTCGGCCAATGCCTCTGCCTCCCCCTGCTGGACGCTCTGGGCTGCGTCCGTCCCATCGCCATGTCTGTCAGGGTGTCTCTGCGCCAGCGCTATGGCATCAGAGTAAGGACaaaaagctgctgcttcagtttctgttcctgatgattcaataaaatattttactgattcTAAATATTAACATCAACAGCTcagaaaattaacataaaaatctgataaactggtcaacaaaacagatttttcatctttagtttgtttctttgctgAATTGAATTTGAGTTATTGAATTAGCTGcttatttaaacattatttaataataataatgtttgttgttattattgctctggttctggttggaccctctgactggttctggttctggtcgttTTCAGGGCAGCTTGTGCAGAGACTGCTTGTGCTCCACCTTCTGCCTTTCCTGCGTTTGGTGCCAGATGGCCACAGAGATGGAGAGGAGGAAACTTCCGACTGTTCtcagtgacatcatcagcaGGCGATGACGTCATCGACAGGCGATGTCATCAGCAGCCGCCtttaatgaattatttcaacatgtttaattgatttaataTCCTCCTGTTTGaatattctcatttttattccGTTTGTTTctcaagttttatttaatttactttgtttctgtttttatttgaaatctttatttgatgttttgatgTTAACCTTGAAACTTTGTGGAAATGCTTCATATAaagattttatacattttataacTGTCTATTATTTAGGTTTATTTCCTTATGAAAATATGATAATTATGTAATAGAAACATGACAGTGGAGCCTAGCGGATCCAGAAGCTTCTCCCTTAAAGAATATTTCCTGGGAGATCTAACACACCGGCACCCTGACCAGGATGTTAAAAGCTTTGTTCAGCGGAGAAAGACCGTTGGAGGAAAACTgtgattaaagaaaaagaaaatgttcagatAAGATGAAGCAGAACCAGAATACTGGTACTGGAAAACCATCCTAAATATAGGACCTGTTTCACCAAACAAAagaatgtaaacatttatttttttattatttaaaaaaaaaacataagaaaacagacaaattacTCTTATACCAcgaataaaaaggaaaacataaataacaatGTAAAGTTTTTTGAAGGGTCTCAGACAGAATCTactaaatactaaaatatttttgacaaatgctcaataaaaatttagttttacttttttttttttaaacctgtaCTCAGCCGTCAATATATTataacagaatagaatagaatatatcAATGTCAACAGCTTTTCaggaaatacaaagaaatatatctataaactaatttaaacactctaaaaacatcacaaacagAGTCAGATTATCAACTTTAACTGTAACtcaaagtaattttaataacaaagttttattaaaatgatattCTGCTCCGATCTAATGTGGAAAGattaattataatataaaaataatatgagTGCAGTTCAGTGTCTTGTCGCTGGTGGCGCTGTCGTCGtgctgttttcctttcagagcagaagaagaagctgaacCTCGTGTGTCTGCCTGCTGGAGTGGTTCGGCTGGATGTTGTGATTGACTGGGATCCTAATCCAGGCAGCAGATCATCGATTATCGATCAGAAATGACTAAAGTGAAGAAGGAGAAGGTTTCGGACGGAGAGGAAGCCGCGGCGGCGGAAGCGGGGGGACCCGAGCGGAGCTACGCCGAGCTGGTCGCTCACCTCAACCCCATCGCCCAGCCGCTGGCCTCCAGGAAGCTCAGCAAGAAGCTCTACAAGTGCGTGAAGAAAGGTAGGAAGCCCGGGAAGGTTCTGCACGTTTCCGCGTCCCGGTTATCTGGTACCGGAGGttccagctgctgtttgtgtttcttctgtAGCCGCGAAGGGGAAGAACATCCGGCGGGGAGTCAAGGAGGTCCAGAAGTTCATCAACAAAGGAGAGAAAGGGTGAGTcccaggggtcagaggtcatgtaGGCTGGCAGCTGCAGGGTGCTAAAACTTCGGGGAAAGTTTTCACACGCTAAACACGGAAAACGTTAATAATGACTGGTTCTGATACCAAATATTAATGGAGAACATCTGAAGCTCTGAGGGcttttaaacatgtgaacaggtATAGCTACCCATCATGCACTGGGGCTCAGGTGTGCTAACGCCGCTGCTCTACCTGCAGCATCGTGGTTCTGGCCGGAGACACGCTGCCCATCGACGTCTACAGCCACCTTCCGGTCATGTGTGAGGACCGCAACCTGCCCTACGCCTACATCCCGTCTAAAGTGGTGAGTGGGACCAAACATCCGGTCCGGTTCGGCTGCTATAAAgacccggtccggtccggtctcGTCTGACCGCTGGGGAAAGATCCCGGTCCACaacctgaatgtttttttccccatctgcaaacttttattgtgaaatgcatgtttatttccggcttttattgtgaaaagtttcaaaggggcttattttgaaaagcacacattttattgaagcattttaaagactcctgatgtattttattgtgaaaagctGGTCTGTTACGACTCTTACTTTGAAATCTTCtgcttttaattgactttttcttattttagagtCTAATTATCTTCCTCTTACTTTGAAATGCCTGTGCAGGATCTGGGCTCTTCCGCCGGCTCCAAGCGGCCGACCTGCGTCATCCTGATCAAACCGCACGCGGACTACCAGGACGCCTACGATGAGTGTCTGGATGAGGTGTCTCACCTGCCCAAACCGCTCtgagccaatcaggacgcagctCATCTGAactcagccaatcaggacgcagcgCCCGCCTTACATTTAAAGGCGCAGTGCGCCCTGATTTCTCCCAGAATCTCATGTTTCTCTACTGCGCTAGCAGTTTTCACCCGTTTCCAGTGTTtgtgctaagctaagctaatgaTGGACTGAAGGacgctgccccctgctggacactGGAAGCCATGTTTctagtttttttatattaaaaatgttaaaactatAGTTTCTGGAGTTATTTGTTTGgataaaaattattcatagtGTTTAAAGGATAAATGCTGCAGGAACTTGATTTCTCCAGTTTCTCTTGTGCAAAAGTCTTCAACCCCCCTACTCTTTGTGAACCGTGGGaggaaagtatttttaaaattaacagaatatttttatttttcattgccacaaaaagtaaaataattagttCAATATAAATATCACTTCCTGTGTGTTTTgtaacacaaatattaaaaaactgaggtgttttttttgttgtttctcacTATAAcctcattaaatgtttttaggattttccaaacagttttgtttaaaacatttcttccactttatataatacattttggttttctaaacagaaaaagaataaaactataATAGTTTAATTCATAAGTTGTGgttaatgtcaacatttttaagTGAGTTAGTTTAAGAAAGTGCTAAATTGTTGCAACAACATAAAAAGCCCAATCATTCCACCAATATCaatttcatttaacatttgaaaatcagttttcttaTAATGAgctctcttttttatttcttaaaactaaatttttctGCTCGATTTGTCTTATTAAATGGAACTAATTTTAGTTGTGATGTGcgactttaaaaactttttgtatctaataaagatttttaaaaatcacctgCAGTACTGCAGTTTGGCCACGTGGTGGCAGCAGATCTCAGTTTAAGCCGAGATTGATTGCGGAAGAACAAGTCcgatttattttccttaatttattataaatgtttacttatactcatatgagtttttttaaatatttttttgtaagtttattttaagtataaactttaaatagttttttaaaattatttatttataattaacctgacctgggcgtgccgtggtggcgtaggggttagcacggcccacatttggaggcctcaagtcctcgacgcggctgtcgcgggttcgattcccggacccggcgacgtttaccgcatgtcttcccccctctccttccccctttcctgtcagcctacttcatgaaaagggactctagagcccacaaaaagaccccctggaggggttaaaaaaaaataaaataaaataaaaataattaacctgACCTCCAGATCGGTTCTGTTAACTGGACCGGTCCTGCTGCGGTCCATTTGTCGAACCGTGAACTTTGTTCTCAGATGTTCTGAAGAGTCCGGGTTCTGTGAGtccagaaccggttctgagCTCTCACTATAACCCTAAACCCGTCCTGAACCTCTTCAGTTCTCTCTTTTATCTCCCACACCTGCTggcctgacctttgaccccggGACTACTGGGTCCGTTTGGGCCGGCCGGGTCCCGACGGCTCATGAACTGCTGCAGACCTGCCCGGGCTGGTCCCGAACCGACCCGAATTCAAACTCcgcctctctctccctctctctctctctctgtctgtctctctctccacTCGTTGCCCGGGGCAACGGGAACTTTCCACTGCCGAGCCGAAGGAGAGAGAGATCCTTCTGTCAACAGGTAGCTGTCAACAGGGTCGGTTCCGTTAAACCGGGCCAGTGGTTCTGACGTTTCATTAAGAACCTCAAAGTTCTGCCAGATCGTCTCGTGGTTCCATTgggttcttttttattttccagctttGTGTCGTTCGTTAAAGAGTTTCAAATGGACCCCAAAGGTTCTAGAACCTAGAAGTTTCTGCTGACCCAGAAAGAGCTGCTCAGATTAAATCCATCCTCCCATGTCTGGACCGGGTctggagaggttctgaaggTTCTTAAGTTTGGTCCAATCATTTagtcctgctggttctgttgggttctgaTGCGGTTTCAGGTGGATGTGTTTATGGGTCCATTAAAGGTGTTAGAAGTTCTGGAAGAATTATttggttctgaaggttctgcAGGTGTTTCTGGGTTCTTTAGTTGCAACAACAGAattaatttgggttattttgcctgtgagaagaaaaatattaattcattcatCCAGTCATGTTTCACTGAATGATTCATCTATAAATGTCAGTTTAAATAGCAAGATAAATAACCTGATTGTTGCTTTAAATCTTCACTGTGTGACTTTATTAGCTCTAGTAGTTTTATTGGCTCTTTGTGAttaaattttaatcttttttacatttagtgctggaaaatcaactttttctgGCAGTTTAAATTTTTATCGTCCTGTCTGTGTGATGGGTGtgttctgcttcaacacacacacactctgctgctgctggtgtgtgtgtgtgtgtctgggggGTTCAACCATATAACTGCCAGTAAACAAAATTACTGCCTAACATTTGCAtaacgtcacacacacacacacacacacctacacacacacacccccaccctgACGGAGCCTCCAGGATGAACCAAACATCTCAGCCTTCGTCTGTCTGACTCGTCATCACCTCAGTTTGTTATCTCTGAGTCAGGAGgaaaacctgaaataaataataataataataataataatcagaacCGAACactatacaaaaaaaacttttgcgAAGGACTGCAGTTTTTACAGTGAACACTCATCTGTCTTGCTGAAAATATAGTTTAAAttagtttcatttgtttttcagctaAAGTTAATTTCAAGTTTCgccttattttaagtgtactgaGACATTTGCATTAGAATCTGGACTAAGATTGGAAAgattggtaagattttgtgttcttgcagtgtgaatacttttagaGTAGAAAAGGTGCAACAGTAGCAAAGTGAAAGGTAATTAAGCCAATTTTATTCATAAGCCCtttaaagacaacaaaactGAACCAACATCatataaaaagagcaaaataaaaccaacagaaaagATGAAACACAACTTGACAAACAAAATGGCCTCCATTCATCCTGGGTCACAAGCTAAAGACAACAGAAGGgttttcaaaacagtttttaaaatatcatcaaTAAATCAAAGCAAGATTCATACAaagattagaaaataaaacatataaaaacagaataaagaataacATTAATTCCTCTGTTACATAATTAACATAAAACTAAAGATAgtgttgaataaatatttttaattcagccaGCAACAGTGTGTTGATCTCCTTGTTCACCTCCCACCATCACATGTAAATGCTGTGCGGCCTGTAAGTTGTGGCTGCAGCCAGAGGCCTCACCATGGCCAGGGGCCTCACCATGGCCAGGGGCCTCACCATGGTCAGGGG
This region of Xiphophorus hellerii strain 12219 chromosome 11, Xiphophorus_hellerii-4.1, whole genome shotgun sequence genomic DNA includes:
- the LOC116728629 gene encoding urokinase plasminogen activator surface receptor-like, which gives rise to MKLIGSLTLIWTLCRTAEALSCYNCTDPSCASPGKQTCSSSEEMCITASSRASGEHLIYKGCESASVCLSSGNTTFSLSTGETTIVASVLCCNTSDCNDLTLPVPAPPVPNSLQCFSCSLNDCREAMCSGEESQCFTSILSMDDQEYPFLGCMTRNLCDADLGRLFQEDNVLFNISGLSCCGTSLCNDPPVPPVKPTQTSGGSGVRLELLQLLLGLLVCALINDKSMQGW
- the LOC116728631 gene encoding cornifelin homolog B-like; protein product: MSWTVSTPPQTAVLVSSQEGDWSTGICDCCQDKKQCCFAFWCCPCFACRTTKKFGQCLCLPLLDALGCVRPIAMSVRVSLRQRYGIRGSLCRDCLCSTFCLSCVWCQMATEMERRKLPTVLSDIISRR
- the nhp2 gene encoding H/ACA ribonucleoprotein complex subunit 2-like protein, producing the protein MTKVKKEKVSDGEEAAAAEAGGPERSYAELVAHLNPIAQPLASRKLSKKLYKCVKKAAKGKNIRRGVKEVQKFINKGEKGIVVLAGDTLPIDVYSHLPVMCEDRNLPYAYIPSKVDLGSSAGSKRPTCVILIKPHADYQDAYDECLDEVSHLPKPL